The Acidobacteriota bacterium genome includes a region encoding these proteins:
- a CDS encoding NAD-dependent epimerase/dehydratase family protein, with amino-acid sequence MNVLVTGGAGFIGSHLVDALVAKGQRVRILDALVPQVHTSGKAEYLNPDAEFIQGDVCDAAVVQQALDGIDAVYHQAAEVGVGQSMYEITRYVRANDFGTAVLLEAILAKRDKIQKLIVASSMSIYGEGAYANSEGKAFYPKIRPNEQLEARIWEVVDNEGKPLKAAPTSEDKPLFPTSVYAISKQDQEQYCLVFGRAYNIPTVALRYFNAYGSRQALSNPYTGVCAIFSGRLLNNHPPVIFEDGEQARDFVHVSDIVQANLLALETNRADYQALNVGTGVATSIKQVAEMLAKGLGKDIEPEIVAKYRAGDIRHCFADISRTRELLGYEPKCRLEDKIPELLDWVAQQQATDQVKQATAELETLNLVR; translated from the coding sequence ATGAATGTATTGGTAACCGGAGGCGCAGGGTTCATCGGTTCGCATTTGGTTGATGCGCTGGTGGCGAAGGGACAGCGGGTTCGTATCCTTGACGCTTTAGTGCCGCAAGTCCACACTTCGGGGAAGGCAGAGTACCTGAACCCTGATGCCGAATTCATCCAGGGTGATGTTTGTGATGCGGCGGTTGTTCAACAGGCGCTTGACGGCATTGATGCGGTTTATCATCAGGCTGCCGAAGTCGGCGTCGGGCAATCTATGTACGAAATCACTCGTTACGTTCGAGCAAATGATTTTGGGACTGCCGTTTTGCTTGAAGCGATACTTGCAAAGCGCGATAAAATTCAAAAATTGATTGTCGCATCTTCCATGTCAATTTACGGTGAAGGTGCATATGCTAATTCTGAGGGAAAAGCTTTTTATCCTAAAATTCGCCCCAATGAACAACTTGAAGCCCGCATTTGGGAAGTGGTGGATAATGAAGGAAAGCCTTTGAAAGCTGCCCCAACATCTGAAGACAAGCCCTTATTCCCCACTTCGGTTTATGCGATCAGCAAACAAGACCAGGAACAATATTGTCTGGTCTTCGGTCGCGCTTACAATATCCCGACCGTGGCTCTGCGTTATTTCAATGCTTATGGTTCGCGTCAGGCTTTATCCAACCCTTATACCGGTGTTTGTGCGATTTTTTCGGGGCGGCTTCTGAACAACCATCCTCCGGTTATTTTTGAGGATGGAGAACAGGCGCGTGATTTTGTTCATGTCAGCGATATTGTGCAGGCGAATTTATTGGCGCTCGAAACCAACCGCGCCGATTATCAGGCTTTGAATGTCGGAACCGGAGTAGCCACATCGATTAAACAGGTGGCAGAAATGTTAGCCAAAGGTTTAGGCAAAGACATCGAACCGGAAATCGTCGCCAAATACCGCGCTGGCGACATTCGCCATTGTTTTGCCGATATTTCGCGAACCCGCGAATTGCTGGGTTATGAGCCAAAATGCAGGCTTGAAGACAAGATTCCTGAGTTGTTGGATTGGGTTGCTCAACAGCAAGCTACTGATCAGGTGAAGCAGGCAACCGCCGAATTAGAAACTCTTAATCTGGTTCGTTAA